A part of Miscanthus floridulus cultivar M001 chromosome 6, ASM1932011v1, whole genome shotgun sequence genomic DNA contains:
- the LOC136460406 gene encoding uncharacterized acetyltransferase At3g50280-like, protein MLTLNYIQDGVLLPKPECVHSHQPAVVVDDRLASAFAPALGRFYPFAGRLGAEFVHAAAPGVTARAPLCIPRELVSSLFPLNGLFCVDAASSEPDADGGSRQAAPLLAAQVTELADALFVAAAW, encoded by the exons ATGCTCACCCTCAACTACATCCAGGACGGCGTCCTTTTACCCAAGCCCGAGTGCGTGCACAGCCACCAGCCGGCCGTCGTCGTCGACGACCGCCTCGCGTCAGCGTTCGCCCCCGCCCTGGGCCGCTTCTACCCGTTCGCCGGCCGCCTG GGCGCCGAGTTTGTCCACGCGGCGGCACCCGGCGTCACGGCCCGGGCGCCGCTGTGCATTCCGCGCGAGCTGGTGTCGTCGCTGTTCCCGCTCAACGGGCTGTTCTGCGTCGACGCCGCCTCGTCGGAGCCGGACGCGGACGGCGGCTCCCGGCAGGCGGCGCCGCTGCTGGCTGCGCAGGTTACCGAGCTCGCGGACGCCCTGTTCGTCGCCGCAGCATGGTGA